From the genome of bacterium:
TTTCTATTTTTTGAGAATACCCTAAACACCAGTCTTTATTGGGTGAAGAGTAAAAAATTTGCAATGCGGTATCTTTTTCTGAGGAATATAATCGTATGGAAAGAAACGAAACTTCCTTAGCCGTTATTCCTTCATCAGGCAGTTTTAAATACAACCGCGGATCAATCTTTGTCTTTCCTTCAAATAAACCTTTCTCAACTATATGGTGCTGAAAATTCTCAACCTTACTTATTTCTGATGAACTGTTGAAATTCCATGTAAGTTGTTCCTGCGAGACAGCATGACACAACACCCCTATCCTGCCGAACAAACAAATACTTAACATAAACAAAATCAACTTTCTAACCATAACAGCACCTCCTTATCTTGTTTAGACTTTCGCAACTGACACAACTTGTAGCGACAAGCTGTAGTCTGTTAATTACAACTTTTTTAAGGTATTACCCGACTCTCACGTCTTAATTAATCAGCAGCAGGCTTCCAATATTTATCAAGACCCTTATAAGTTTCATATGCATTCTTAACATGGCTTACATGCCAATCAGCCCACAAAATATTAACTCCCCCTTGATGTCGATCGTCGTCCATTTTATAAGCAGAACTAGATGAATTAGTAATTAGATAGTAGGTAATATTTAGGCTTGCATAGTAAGCATCTGCTAAAACGATCAATTCTGCAGGATACTTTATTTTAGAAGTTTTTGTTGGAGTATGAGCTACACCAAGAGTTGCCCCTACACCTGTTTCATTATACCCATAACTTGCTCTTGAATACATTCCATCATTGGCAGTGGTGGTTCCAACAAAGCTCTCTGTATCTTTGCGTAGTTTCACAGCAGTTGGACAAACAAACAGCATATCATTAGCTACATAGCCATCTTTTCTTAGGGCATAAGGCCAATGGTAACTTGTAGTAGGGGGGAAATAACCATCATAATCCTCTGTATACATAGAAAAGGCAAGCCCTAGTTGTCTTAGATTAGAGATACATTTTATTCGTCTTCCCATCTCTCTTGCCTGTGATAACGCAGGCAAGAGCAGCGAAGCCAGCAAAGCAATAATAGCTATTACGACCAAAAGCTCAATAAGCGTAAAACCTCTGAATAAGCGCAAAGGGCGAAGCGTAGAGGGCAAAGAAGATTTTTTTGACCCCCAAATTTTTCTTATCTTACTCATCATAATTTGTTCCCTCCAATCTTTTAGAGACAATTATAGCATATAACAAATAGTTTTAACAAACTATAAGGATTTTAAGAAAAACTAGGAGGAT
Proteins encoded in this window:
- a CDS encoding DUF1559 domain-containing protein, with the protein product MMSKIRKIWGSKKSSLPSTLRPLRLFRGFTLIELLVVIAIIALLASLLLPALSQAREMGRRIKCISNLRQLGLAFSMYTEDYDGYFPPTTSYHWPYALRKDGYVANDMLFVCPTAVKLRKDTESFVGTTTANDGMYSRASYGYNETGVGATLGVAHTPTKTSKIKYPAELIVLADAYYASLNITYYLITNSSSSAYKMDDDRHQGGVNILWADWHVSHVKNAYETYKGLDKYWKPAAD